The window GGGCTGCGGTCGCGGCCGTTCCGCGCGGTCACAGGACGGCCGGCCGGGGCTCCCGTCCGGCGGTCGCGGCGGTCGCGACGGGGGCGTCCTGCGGGCGCCGCAGGACCGTGAAGGCGACGGCCAGGGCGGCGAGGAGGAGGCCGGCGCCGACCGCGAAGGCCAGGTGGTATCCGCCGGTCAGGGCTTCGGAGACGGGGCGGCCGGCCGCGGTGAGGGACTCGGTGCGGGAGGCGGCGAGGGTCGAGAGGACCGCGATGCCGAGGGCCATGCCGATCTGCTGGGTCGTGTTGAAGAGGCCGGAGGCGAGGCCCGCGTCCTCCTCCTTCGCGCCGGACATGCCCAGCGAGGTCAGGGCGGGCAGGGCGAGGCCGAATCCGGCGGCGAGGAGCATCACGGGGAGCAGGTCGGTGACGTAGTGCGCCTGCTCGGCCCGGCCGGGCACGCGGGTCAGCAGACCGAGTACGCCGACCAGGAGCACGAGGCCGGTCAGGAGGACCTTGCGCTCGCCGAAGCGGGCGATGAGCCGGGCGGAGACGGTCAGGGACACCACCCCGATGACGACCGCGGCCGGCAGCATCGCGAGGCCGGTCCCGGAGGCGCTGTAGCCGAGCACGTTCTGCAGGTAGAGCGCGACGAGGATCTGGAAGGAGAAGAGGGCGGCGACCATCAGCATCTGGACCAGGTTCGCGCCGGAGACGCTGCGCGAGCGGAGGATCCGCAGGGGCATGAGCGGGTTCGCCGCCGTGGCCTGGCGGACGAGGAAGCCGGCGAGCAGGGCGAGCGCGAGCGCGCCGGAGCCGAGCGTGTGGAGCGAGGCCGCCCCGTACTCCTCGATCTTGACGACCGCGTAGATGCCGAGCATCAGGCCGGAGGTGACGAGCAGCGCGCCGAGGATGTCCGCACCGGCCTTCAGGCCGAGGCCGCGGTCGGCGGGCAGGGCGCGGAGTGCGGCGAGGAGGGTCGCGAGGCCGATGGGCAGGTTGATGAAGAAGATCCAGTTCCAGGTGAGGGCGTCGGTGAGCACACCGCCGAGGACCTGCCCGATCGAGGCGCCGGCCGCGCCGGTGAAGCTGAACACGGCGATGGCCTTGGTCCGTTCGCGCGGCTGCGTGAAGAGCGTGACGAGGATGCCGAGGCTGACGGCGGAGGCCATCGCGCTGCCGACGCCCTGCAGGAAGCGGGCGGCGATCAGCACGCCGGGGGAGGTGGCGACGCCGGCCAGGAGCGAGGCGGCGGTGAACACTCCCGTGCCGGCGAGGAACATCCGCTTGCGGCCGATGAGGTCGCCGAGGCGGCCGGCGAGGAGGAGGAGCGAGCCGAAGGCGATGAGGTAGGCGTTGACGACCCAGCTCAGCCCGACCGGGGTGAAGCCCAGGTCGCTCTGGATGGCCGGCATGGCGACGGTCACGATGCTGCCGTCGAGGATCGTCATCAGCATCCCGGTGGCCAGGACGCCGAGGGCGAGGCGGCGGGAGCGCGAGGGGGTGGACGCGGGTGCGGGTGCGGAAGCCGGTGCGGAAGCCGGTGCGGAAGTGGCGGACACGGCGGTCTCTCCTGTCGTCGGGAGGCAACAGAAGAGACCGTAGCAGATAGTTCCGTTGCAGACTATCTTCTACGGTTCGAAGCGCGGGCGCCTATCCCTTCTGGCGCGCCCGCCGGGCCGGCCGCGAGCCCTCCACGGGCGTCTCCAGATGTCCCGTGACCAGGCGGTTCAGCGCACGGAGCAGCACTTCGCGCTCACCGTCGGGCAGGGCCCCGAGGGCGTCCTGATGGACGCGATCGACGATCTTCTGGCTCTCCTTCGCGACCTCCGCCCCCTCATCGGTGACCGCGATGATCCGCGCCCGCCGGTCGGTGCTGGACGGCCTGCGCTCGGCCAGGCCGGCCCTCTCCAGCGCGTCGACGGTCACCACCATCGTGGTCTTGTCCATGTCGCCGATCTCGGCGAGCTGCGCCTGGGTGCGCTCCTCCCCGACGGCGTGGACGAGCACGCAGTGCATGCGCGGGGTGAGCCCGATCTCGCCGAGCCGCGCGCTCATCCGGGTCCGCAGGACGTGACTGGTGTGGTCCAGGAGGAAGGACAGGTCCGGTTCGGTGCGGGTGGGTGCCATGGCAGTCATGCCTGCCAGGGTAACGAGAATCGATCTGTCGCGGATTATCGGCAACCGGATGAACGGCCGCGCCGGCCGGGGCGTGCGAACCGGGGCCAGGAAAGCTGAGCTGCGCGGTCAGCGACCTCCCGACCGGTCGGTCACTACCTTCACTTCACCCACCCCGCACGGAAAACAACCCTTCCGGGAGAGCCGCCGTGTCCTTCCTCAGCCCCACGCGTCTGCGAAGCACCGCCCTCGCCACGATGGCCGCCCTGGCCGTCTCGGCCGCTCCGGCCACGACCCCCACGGCCATCGCCTCGACCGCCCCGACCGCCGCCCCCGCCCCGGCCTACGCCGGCGCCCCGGGCGATGTCGTCGCCAGCGCCCCGTCCGCCTTCCACCCGCTGCCCGGCCAGCCCACCGGCACCAAGGCCTGGAAGATCCACTACCGCTCCACCACCGCCGACGGCGCCCCCACCGTCGTCTCCGGCACCGTCGTCGTCCCGCAGGACGGCCGCACCGGCCCGCGCCCGCTGATCACGTACGCCGTCGGCACGGTCGGCATGGGCGACTCCTGCGCGCCGAGCGCCAACCTCCCGCACGGCACCGCCATGGAGGCCAACCTCATCCAGCAGCTCACCCTGCGCGGCTGGGCCGTGGTGGTCACCGACTACGAGGGCCTCGGCACCCCGGGCGTCCACACCTACACCGTGGGCCCCTCCGCCGGGCACGCCGTCCTGGACGCGGCGCGCGCCGCCACCCGGCTCCCGGAAGCCGGCCTCCCGGCCGACACCCCGATCGGCATCATGGGCTACTCGCAGGGCGGCCAGGCGAGCAGCTGGGCCGCCGAGCTGCAGGGCTCGTACGCCCCGGAGCTCCAGGTGAAGGGCACGGCGACCGGCGGCGTCCCCGGCGACCTGCGAGAGGTGGCCGACTTCAACAACGGCTCCTTCGGCTCCGGGCTGATCTTCATGGCGGCGGCCGGCCAGGACGCGGCCTTCCCCGAGCTGAAGCTGGACTCCTACCTCAACCCGGCCGGGAAAGTGCTGGTCGCAGGCATGAAGGAGAACTGCGTGGCGATCAACTCGATCGCCGGCTCCTTCAAGCGGATCTCCGACCTGACCACGCGCAACCCGCTCGACCAGCCCGACTGGCGGGCCAGGCTGAACCAGAGCCGGCTCGGCGCCGCCGCCCCGGCCGCGCCCGTGTACCAGTACCACGCGCTCGGCGACGAGCTGATCCCGTACGGGGTGGGCCGCCGGCTGCGCTCCGACTGGTGCGCGCGGGGCGCGAACGTCGAGTTCGACACCATCTGGATCGGTGAGCACGTCAGCGGCGTGATCACACAGTCCTTGCAAGCAGGAAACTGGCTGGCGGACCGCTTCGCGGGCCGCCCCACGCACCCCAACTGCTGATCCGGCCCGCCCGGTCGGGGGGATCGCCCCCCGACGGGGCAGACCGCCGGTCCCCCGCGCGGACCTAGTCGACGGGCCGGAGCACACGCTCCGAGCGGAGCAGCAGGTGAGCCGCCAGAGCGAGGGCCCCGATGCAGCCGGCGACAAGGGCCGCGCCGACCGCCGGCGAGGGCTGCGGCGATTCCTGGACCCAGAAGTAGAAGCGGTACTGCCCCTCACCCGGGAGGGCCATCAGGTTGGCGATCCACGCGTGCGGGAGGAAGGGGCCGATCGGGAGGAGCAGCAAGGGGGCGGTCACGAGCCACGGACCGACCCCCAGCGCCAAGGTGCCGATGGAGTTGCGCAGGAGCGCCGCGGCACACCACGCGACCGAGAGGTACAGCGCCTGCACCAGCAGGGCGCCGCCCATGGCGGCGAGCGCCTCGCCCCAGCCGGCCGGTCCGGCGTCGAGCAGGCCGCTCGGGGACCCCGTGTCGAAGGCGTTCGGCGGCAGCGTCGGAGTCGGCCGGAGTGCGGCCATCCCCCGCATGACGATCCAGAGGGTCAGGCCGCTCACCACCTGCACCACGGCGAGGAACCCGAGCGCGGCACAGAGCCTGCGGCCGTACAGGACGTGCGTGCGGTGTTCGTACAGCCGCAGGGCGCCCCAGGTGCCGCTCTCGATGAACTGCGCCACTCCGATCGTCACGATCACCGTGGCGAGGAGGAGCCCGCCCAAGGTGGCCGACTGCCACGCCGCGGCCCGCAGCGCGGAGGCGGGTTCGACCAGGGCGGCCACCGTCGGGTGCTGGCGGCCGAACACCGCACCGCCCCACCACTTCCCGGCACCCGCGGCTGCCGTGGCCGCGACCAGCAACGCGCCGGTCACGTACACCGGGGGTACCCAGAGGGCGCGGAGCTCGCCCCTCCAGGCGACGCTCCGCCGGTACCGCGCACGCACTCCCGCCGCGCCCCGGCTCACACCAGGTCCCTCGTCCGCGAACGGCGCTGAAGGAAGGCCCAGAGCAGGGCGATGCCCAGGAGCGTCGGTACGGCCCGCAGGGCTGCGGGCACCGTCGAGGGCGCGGTCGACACCCAGAAGTGGTCCCAAACGCTGTCGAGCCCGCCGAATCCGACGAGGTCGGACAGCGCTCCGCCGGGCAACCAGGCACCCACGACCGGCATGCCGGCGGTCTGCACCACGAGCAGCAGGAGCAGCAGGCCCACGAGCGAAGTGCGCAGGGGCAGCCGGACGAGTGCGGCGAGGACCACGGCGCCGGCGGCGGCACCCGCCAGCACCGCGGCGCCCGCGACGAGGACCGTGGCCGTCTCGGCCAGGACCTCACCGAGCGCACCGGGACTCGGCAGCGGAAACGCCGAGCGGGTGTAGAGCATGCCGACGGTCCCCGTCACGGCCGACGAAACGGCCACCAGGGTGAGCATCCACAGCCACACCGCGGCCGCCTTGGCGGCCAGCAGGCGGCTGAGGCGGGCCTCGTAGAGCAGGCGCGGCACGATGCTTCCCCGGCTCCACTCACCCGCGACGAAGAACGCCGCCACGAGGACGACCAGCGTCAGTCCCGGGATGGACGTCGCGAGCTTCATCGTCCAGACCACCGAGGCGACGGGGTGCTGCCCGTTGGCCGCCCGGAGGCCGTACGCGGTGAAGGTC of the Streptomyces sp. NBC_01294 genome contains:
- a CDS encoding MFS transporter gives rise to the protein MLMTILDGSIVTVAMPAIQSDLGFTPVGLSWVVNAYLIAFGSLLLLAGRLGDLIGRKRMFLAGTGVFTAASLLAGVATSPGVLIAARFLQGVGSAMASAVSLGILVTLFTQPRERTKAIAVFSFTGAAGASIGQVLGGVLTDALTWNWIFFINLPIGLATLLAALRALPADRGLGLKAGADILGALLVTSGLMLGIYAVVKIEEYGAASLHTLGSGALALALLAGFLVRQATAANPLMPLRILRSRSVSGANLVQMLMVAALFSFQILVALYLQNVLGYSASGTGLAMLPAAVVIGVVSLTVSARLIARFGERKVLLTGLVLLVGVLGLLTRVPGRAEQAHYVTDLLPVMLLAAGFGLALPALTSLGMSGAKEEDAGLASGLFNTTQQIGMALGIAVLSTLAASRTESLTAAGRPVSEALTGGYHLAFAVGAGLLLAALAVAFTVLRRPQDAPVATAATAGREPRPAVL
- a CDS encoding MarR family winged helix-turn-helix transcriptional regulator, coding for MTAMAPTRTEPDLSFLLDHTSHVLRTRMSARLGEIGLTPRMHCVLVHAVGEERTQAQLAEIGDMDKTTMVVTVDALERAGLAERRPSSTDRRARIIAVTDEGAEVAKESQKIVDRVHQDALGALPDGEREVLLRALNRLVTGHLETPVEGSRPARRARQKG
- a CDS encoding lipase family protein, which codes for MAALAVSAAPATTPTAIASTAPTAAPAPAYAGAPGDVVASAPSAFHPLPGQPTGTKAWKIHYRSTTADGAPTVVSGTVVVPQDGRTGPRPLITYAVGTVGMGDSCAPSANLPHGTAMEANLIQQLTLRGWAVVVTDYEGLGTPGVHTYTVGPSAGHAVLDAARAATRLPEAGLPADTPIGIMGYSQGGQASSWAAELQGSYAPELQVKGTATGGVPGDLREVADFNNGSFGSGLIFMAAAGQDAAFPELKLDSYLNPAGKVLVAGMKENCVAINSIAGSFKRISDLTTRNPLDQPDWRARLNQSRLGAAAPAAPVYQYHALGDELIPYGVGRRLRSDWCARGANVEFDTIWIGEHVSGVITQSLQAGNWLADRFAGRPTHPNC